The Glycine soja cultivar W05 chromosome 15, ASM419377v2, whole genome shotgun sequence region AACAAATATTTCTTTCCAAATagaatttttccattttttgctAAATAAAGGGTCGACATTAACAAAACACTTAAAATACAGTTCAGTATCAACCAAATCGACACCATCAAACAACATTGGAGATACAATGAAAAAGCACAATTAATAACTGGCATAAATCAACAAACACATAAAAGGGTTACTTGCATAGAggctaaaataaaacaataataaaaataaacaaggcAGAAATTCCAGAACcgaatataaaaaaagtgaaaaaaaatagatacctGAGCACGGATGAATCCGCAGAGGGCAAAAGTGGAGAAATGGCCATTGTAGACGCCATTCTCATCCACATGCCCAATGTTGATCTGAACCGAAGCATGGTCCTTAGCGGTAATCAATCTGTTTGTGGCGGAGCTGCACCAAATTCACAAATCCATTCAAATTCCATAATAAAAACTCaaagaacaaataaataaacaaccatcattaaaaaaaatccccacaaattaaaaattaacgaaCAGTGATTGCAGGATTAAAGCGCATACCACTTCCTAGGAATGTAAAGCTCAGTGATCTGTCCTTCCTCGTTCTGCATCTTTGGTTGAGCGCTGTAAACCTCCTTCGCAAAGATCTATAAACCTGAATCGGATTAAAATAACGCAGTAATAAGCATCTTAGCAAATATTATAAGGAATAGTTAagagaaaaaccctagagaGAGAAAACGCACCAGAACGAGAACGAAAACGAGTGCCGTAGAGGAGGCACTGGGACAGACA contains the following coding sequences:
- the LOC114388536 gene encoding 40S ribosomal protein S21 — its product is MQNEEGQITELYIPRKCSATNRLITAKDHASVQINIGHVDENGVYNGHFSTFALCGFIRAQGDADSALDRLWQKKKVEVKQQ